In the Mycolicibacterium thermoresistibile genome, one interval contains:
- a CDS encoding MBL fold metallo-hydrolase — translation MSDSDRLYFRQLLSGRDFAAGDMMAQQMRNFAYLIGDRETGECVVVDPAYAANDLVDAAEADGMRLTGVLVSHHHPDHVGGSMMGFTLKGVAELLERAEVPVHVNTHEADWVSRVTGIPLSDLTAHDHGDKVTVGAVEIELLHTPGHTPGSQCFLLDGRLVAGDTLFLEGCGRTDFPGGNVDDMFHSLQALAKLPGDPTVYPGHWYAAEPSASLSEVRRTNYVYRASNLEQWRMLMGA, via the coding sequence GTGTCGGATTCAGATCGTCTCTACTTCCGTCAACTGCTGTCCGGGCGGGATTTCGCCGCGGGCGACATGATGGCGCAGCAGATGCGCAACTTCGCCTACCTGATCGGCGACCGCGAGACCGGGGAGTGCGTCGTCGTCGACCCGGCCTACGCCGCCAACGATCTGGTCGACGCGGCGGAGGCCGACGGGATGCGGTTGACCGGCGTGCTGGTCAGCCACCACCACCCCGACCATGTCGGCGGTTCGATGATGGGTTTCACCCTCAAGGGCGTCGCCGAACTGCTGGAGCGCGCCGAGGTGCCGGTGCACGTCAACACCCATGAGGCGGATTGGGTGTCACGGGTCACCGGGATCCCGCTCAGCGATCTGACCGCCCATGACCACGGCGACAAGGTCACGGTCGGCGCCGTCGAGATCGAGTTGCTGCACACGCCTGGGCACACACCGGGCAGCCAGTGCTTCCTGCTGGACGGCCGACTGGTGGCAGGTGACACGCTGTTCCTCGAGGGCTGCGGGCGCACCGACTTCCCGGGCGGCAACGTCGACGACATGTTCCACAGCCTGCAGGCGCTGGCCAAGCTGCCCGGCGATCCCACGGTGTATCCCGGCCACTGGTACGCCGCGGAGCCCAGCGCCAGCCTCTCGGAGGTCCGCCGCACCAACTACGTGTACCGGGCCAGCAATTTGGAGCAGTGGCGCATGCTGATGGGGGCCTGA
- a CDS encoding RrF2 family transcriptional regulator, which produces MQLTRFTDLGLRTMMLLASGEADEQRVTTRTIAIGANASENHVAKAVSRLVDLGMVHARRGRVGGLELTDAGRHASVGWLIRRLEGDKEVIECGGESPCPLVPACRLRRALADAKEAFYRELDRYTVADLVAGPSLPLIPELHLHTVERTSP; this is translated from the coding sequence ATGCAACTCACCCGGTTCACCGACCTGGGGCTGCGGACCATGATGCTGCTCGCCTCGGGCGAAGCCGACGAGCAGCGGGTCACCACCCGCACCATCGCCATCGGCGCGAACGCATCGGAAAACCACGTCGCCAAGGCGGTCTCCCGGCTCGTCGACCTCGGCATGGTGCACGCCCGGCGCGGCCGGGTCGGGGGCCTCGAGCTCACCGACGCCGGCCGGCACGCGTCGGTCGGCTGGCTCATCCGCCGGCTGGAGGGCGACAAGGAAGTCATCGAATGCGGCGGTGAGAGCCCGTGCCCGCTGGTCCCGGCGTGCCGGCTGCGCCGGGCGCTGGCCGACGCCAAGGAGGCGTTCTACCGCGAACTGGACCGCTACACCGTCGCCGACCTGGTGGCCGGCCCGTCGTTACCGCTGATCCCGGAACTGCACCTGCACACCGTCGAAAGGACATCGCCATGA
- a CDS encoding globin domain-containing protein has translation MTVTTPGPRPTAVAHAELEPQHAEIVAATLPLVGAHIDEITAEFYRRMFGAHPELLRNLFNRGNQAQGAQQRALAASIATFATHLVDPELPHPAELLSRIAHKHASLGVTADQYPIVHEHLFAAIVAVLGADTVTAEVAAAWDRVYWIMADVLIDLERSLYAEAGVPAGDVYRRARVTARVDDPSGAVLLTVRPLGERFAEFRPGQYISVGVTLPDGARQLRQYSLVNPPGADELTFAVRPVAATPDQPAGEVSTWIAANVCVGDILDITAPFGDLPTPVAGEPLVLISAGIGITPMIGILEYLAAEARATPVRVLHADRGDRSHPLRERQRELVAALPDATLDIWYEDGLTAGRPGVRPGLLDLDAVELPAGAAIYLCGGTGFVQAVRDQLMARGVPAERVHCELFAPNDWLV, from the coding sequence ATGACCGTCACCACCCCGGGTCCACGGCCGACCGCCGTCGCCCACGCCGAACTGGAACCGCAGCACGCCGAGATCGTCGCGGCCACACTGCCGTTGGTCGGCGCCCACATCGACGAGATCACCGCCGAGTTCTACCGGCGGATGTTCGGCGCCCACCCCGAACTGCTGCGCAACCTGTTCAACCGGGGCAATCAGGCGCAGGGCGCCCAGCAGCGCGCGCTGGCCGCCTCGATCGCGACGTTCGCCACCCACCTGGTGGACCCGGAGCTGCCGCACCCGGCGGAACTGCTGTCCCGCATCGCGCACAAGCACGCCTCGCTCGGGGTGACCGCCGACCAGTACCCGATCGTGCACGAGCACCTGTTCGCCGCGATCGTGGCGGTCCTGGGTGCCGACACCGTCACCGCCGAGGTCGCCGCCGCCTGGGACCGGGTGTACTGGATCATGGCCGACGTCCTCATCGACCTCGAACGGTCGCTCTACGCCGAGGCCGGGGTGCCCGCCGGGGACGTCTACCGCCGCGCGCGGGTGACCGCCCGCGTCGACGACCCGTCCGGGGCGGTGCTGCTCACCGTCCGCCCGCTGGGCGAGCGGTTTGCCGAATTCCGTCCCGGCCAGTACATCTCCGTCGGGGTGACCCTGCCCGACGGTGCCCGCCAGCTGCGCCAGTACAGCCTGGTCAACCCGCCCGGCGCCGATGAGCTGACCTTCGCGGTCCGCCCGGTGGCGGCCACGCCCGATCAACCGGCCGGTGAGGTGTCCACCTGGATCGCGGCCAACGTCTGCGTCGGCGACATCCTCGACATCACCGCCCCGTTCGGCGATCTGCCCACCCCGGTCGCCGGGGAGCCGCTGGTGCTGATCTCGGCGGGCATCGGCATCACCCCGATGATCGGCATCCTGGAGTACCTGGCCGCCGAGGCTCGCGCCACCCCGGTGCGGGTGCTGCACGCCGACCGCGGCGATCGGAGCCATCCGCTGCGCGAGCGGCAACGCGAACTGGTGGCCGCGCTGCCCGACGCCACCCTCGACATCTGGTACGAGGACGGTCTGACCGCCGGGCGGCCCGGCGTGCGTCCCGGGCTGCTGGACCTGGACGCCGTCGAGTTGCCGGCCGGAGCCGCGATCTATCTGTGTGGCGGCACCGGGTTCGTGCAGGCCGTGCGGGATCAGCTGATGGCCCGTGGGGTGCCCGCCGAACGGGTGCACTGCGAGCTGTTCGCGCCCAACGACTGGCTGGTCTGA